The following coding sequences lie in one Lolium perenne isolate Kyuss_39 chromosome 2, Kyuss_2.0, whole genome shotgun sequence genomic window:
- the LOC127333551 gene encoding uncharacterized protein isoform X2 — protein MQVHVGPSMEKLELSSDLKFLSKIQIEWFKVLQIDQDLVRSDFVELNQELGDEFLNDTNWGMFGLYHGDNRERQLLSCDTLIPLLDASNSGEEEEVELDKDFIYIVGILILIELKKYRDK, from the exons atgcaggtgcatgttggtccaagcatggagaagcttgagctatcctcagatctgaagttcttgagcaaa atccaaatcgagtggttcaaagttctgcagatag atcaagatctggtcagatctgactttgtcgaattaaaccaggagcttggagacgaatttttgaatgacaccaactgg GGGATGTTTgggttataccatggtgataacagagagaggcaattgctaagttgtgatactctcatacctttactag acgcgagcaattccggagaagaagaagaagtggaattggacaaggattttatttatattgttgggattcttatattgatagagttgaagaagtacagggacaaataa
- the LOC127333551 gene encoding uncharacterized protein isoform X1: MQVHVGPSMEKLELSSDLKFLSKIQIEWFKVLQIGIENIYNLALVSSSNSLGILHDQDLVRSDFVELNQELGDEFLNDTNWGMFGLYHGDNRERQLLSCDTLIPLLDASNSGEEEEVELDKDFIYIVGILILIELKKYRDK; the protein is encoded by the exons atgcaggtgcatgttggtccaagcatggagaagcttgagctatcctcagatctgaagttcttgagcaaa atccaaatcgagtggttcaaagttctgcagataggtattgaaaatatctacaacttggcgttggtctcatcctcaaattcgttagggattttgcatg atcaagatctggtcagatctgactttgtcgaattaaaccaggagcttggagacgaatttttgaatgacaccaactgg GGGATGTTTgggttataccatggtgataacagagagaggcaattgctaagttgtgatactctcatacctttactag acgcgagcaattccggagaagaagaagaagtggaattggacaaggattttatttatattgttgggattcttatattgatagagttgaagaagtacagggacaaataa